A stretch of the Alnus glutinosa chromosome 6, dhAlnGlut1.1, whole genome shotgun sequence genome encodes the following:
- the LOC133871628 gene encoding uncharacterized protein LOC133871628 has product MIVLSWNCRGLGNPRPVRILHRLVGAKKPSLVFLMETKLRRNKMEAIKTRLGFEGLFVVDCHGRSGGLALLWKKEVHVTIQNYSRGHICAVIQSGKVGKEWKFSGFYGNPDVAKRPDSWALLRHLSRLAPEPWLCVGDFNEITNAAEKTSSTIRPPSQMKAFKQALDDSHLADLGFSGPKFTWCNGRSGSSYNRERLDRAVANMKWTEIFDVVGVSVLQRGISDHHPIAVEFSKSRDICWNKSRFFKYEASWTKQKEHKEIIRKVWRVKQRDQDPWSTFHKKLSSCRSSLKQWPLSKMNCTTC; this is encoded by the exons ATGATTGTTTTGAGTTGGAACtgtcgggggcttgggaacccccgaCCAGTTCGTATTCTCCACCGCTTGGTGGGAGCAAAGAAACCCAGCCTGGTTTTCTTGATGGAAACTAAGCTTAGACGGAATAAAATGGAGGCTATAAAAACAAGACTTGGGTTTGAGGGGCTGTTCGTAGTGGACTGTCACGGACGCAGTGGAGGTTTAGCCCTTCTATGGAAAAAAGAGGTTCATGTGACAATACAAAATTACAGCAGAGGCCATATATGTGCAGTAATTCAATCTGGGAAGGTAGGGAAGGAATGGAAATTCTCGGGCTTCTATGGGAACCCGGATGTGGCTAAAAGGCCGGACTCATGGGCATTACTCAGACACCTTTCACGCCTGGCTCCTGAGCCATGGCTCTGTGTTGGTGATTTCAATGAAATCACCAATGCAGCAGAGAAGACTAGCTCTACTATACGGCCTCCCAGCCAAATGAAAGCTTTCAAGCAGGCTTTGGATGATAGTCATTTAGCTGACTTAGGCTTCTCTGGCCCTAAGTTCACATGGTGCAATGGGAGAAGTGGCAGTTCTTATAACAGGGAGAGGCTGGATAGGGCAGTGGCGAACATGAAATGGACTGAAATTTTTGACGTTGTGGGAGTTAGTGTTCTGCAACGGGGCATTTCGGATCACCACCCCATTGCAGTGGAATTCTCCAAAAGCAGAGATATATGTTGGAACAAAAGTCGGTTCTTCAAATACGAGGCCAGTTGGACAAAACAGAAGGAGCATAAGGAAATTATCAGAAAAGTATGGAGGGtaaaacagagagatcaagaccCGTGGAGCACTTTTCACAAAAAGCTTAGCAGTTGCAGAAGCTCATTGAAACAATGG CCTCTCTCGAAGATGAACTGCACAACCTGCTAG